The genome window CGAAATCATGCGCTTCTTCTCTTACAAGCGATGGATCGTCTCGTGAGATTCAAGCTCAGAAGCTGAGAGCTATTGCTATTGTGGCTCGCTGCCCTGGAATGAACCTCCAGGTGATCTCGTCTGTCTCGCTCTGCTTTTCACTCTGTTTTCTGTTTGACTAATTTGTATGAacgatttgatttttttttattaaataagaagaaaattatGAATTAGTTTGGTTGTGTTTAACGTGATTGGATAACTCGCTTTTTCACTGGATCTTCCCCTTAATTTGCTTGCTTGAACCGACTCTCATTTTCATCCTCTTCATGGTTCTTTAATTGCCTTTCAGATTTGTTAGTTTTGGTTGTTGAATCGCTTGTTATATGGAGATGCAGTTTTATCTTGCCTTGTGAGAGCCTCTGTGTCAATATAGTTTGTTTGCcagaaattttgaatttcaaatcatTCTCGAATTAGAGATGAAGACTATTGTGAACGATTTCTTTTGGAGTTCTTCTGATCTGATACCATCAACGCAGTCGAAACTTCACCACATTTTGGAGTTTAGTGTGATCGACTATCAATGATTCAATGTTAACAAGCTCGATCTTAAAATTGATTTTGAGGCTTGGTTATTTGTCCTTCAACCCTGCATTTTGAATCCCTGAGTTTGTTTCAATCTTTTGATATTTGGATCTCTTACAAATTCACTTTAAAATTCGAATTTCTTTATTAGagtttaaacttttaagagctgCTATGGCAGGTAGCGCGCAAGAGTCGCTCGAAGGTCGTCTGGAGTTCCGATGACCAAGAACTCGTCGTAGCAAAGCCTTCAGTAACAATGTCCACAGGAACCGTGTCCACGGAGGCTTCTTGCTTGTTGAGTAGCTCTAGCGCCGTCTCAAGCGCGCGGAACCACCATTGCGTGGCCAGAGGGGAGAAGAAGCATGCACCCGCCGGCTCTGTTCCCAGCACCGGTCTCTTGCGTAGCCGTGCGGAAGACATTTTGAAGTTGCTATCTCGCGGTTGCTCCTCCGAAGTGAAGATTCGTAGAGAACTTGGTGATCGCCCTGATACAAGTAAAGCACTCAGAATGTACGACTCTCTCTCTATCTGAAATGCGCCACGTGTCTGTCTATCATTTTTTCATTGCTTTATTTCATCTCGGCCGTCTGATCACATACAAATTTATGTGGTGTTGACGTATCAGACGGTCAATCGACCGGCTACATCTCCATaagattaacttgctagttgatacTCTGCAGGTTGTTAAAGAGGGAAGAAGTCAAAAGATCAGGGACAGGAGGGCGTTCCGACCCCTTCATTTACACGGTAACGATGCTTCTCACACAATTCTGCACTTCCTACTATGCACGTAAATTTGGATTTTACAGTTGTTCTTAATATTTCGTTAATTAGCTTAATTATTCTTTAATAATTGTTTGGTAATTTCACTGCAGATAGCTTGAAAATTTAGGGAATATTTAGAGTCTTAGTCAAGCCTTCGATCAACCCTAAAAGTGAGAAAGAAACAACTGTTGATAATCTGAGACTGAGAGCAGCTAAGTTGATATATCATAGTTATATAGTCTTATTAATTACAAGTTACCCCATATCTGTTGTTCCTGCTGATGGGATATAATTAGCCATATAACTTTGAGAGGATAAATTTCAGGTTTCATTTTCAAGATTTGTTCTTGAGACTCGTAGTAGTAGATATAATGATATATAATAGGCTTATGGGATGCAATACGTGATCTAATGATATGGAAGGATATATAATATGTTGCATATTTTGAATTAGGATCGGATTTACATTACTTCactgcttttttatttttgggtaaATCCTTTTACCGCTTTATATGCATGTTTGGCTGTTTGCAATAGGAATTACAAAATTGTTTGGTATATTATTTATCAGACCCTAGTAAAAATCACTATGTTGTGCGATTTCTTGGAGAATTGTCTATATGTGCCTACTTCATGGGCGAGCAACCATGACTCATATAGAGTATTTGAATTTCCCAATTCTCCCTAAATACTTGGACAAGTAACAGGGTATAAACGTAGAGAGTTGAATTATATTTTCAAATTGGATTATTTATTAATCAATTCGGTCTTCCCTAAGAGCTTGTTTGGATTGATCTTTTAAAGAGTTAAGCGAAGAGTGTTAAGGAGAGAGGAGTAACTTCACCTTATTTGGATTGTATGAGGGAGAGTTAACTGGGATGAAGAAGAGGGGAAGTTCCCTTTACTCAACTCTCTAACTCAACATTTTATAATCGCTCAATTTGGAGTTTTGTGAGGTGAGAGAAAAGTTTGTTTATCATTTCTTAAATCATCTGTAAAAGTTTTTCATTCATTCTAATTAAGGATATTTTTATAACTTGAACCACTTAATCAACCTTCTACCTAAGTTAAGTAAAGGTGAAGATGGGtagtttattgaaaaaaaaagacggTGAAGATGAGTAAAGATATTCCTCTCTCATAACTTGACTTCACTTCACTTTCCTTCCCTTAATTCTACTTAACTCTTTAATTTTAAATCCAAGCAAAGCCTAAGGGTTCATGTTGTAAATGAAAATAGGGCTCCAAATATCTTGACAAGTAGCAGGACACAAATGTGGAGAGTCGAATTTAGATGTCGAAGCTGAAACAGGCTAGAGAGAATTGGGGCATCAACTTTAAAAAATTCTCCTAAAAAATATTCGAAAATTGAGAAAGAATGGTATATAATCTATTGGTGGCTTGCCCATTCATATTTATAGAGGTACTGAGTTTGATTGGTTCTCTGTTTAAAaagttaataataatatataatccaCAACTTATAAAAAACAATTGAGGTGCAGCACCCAAAATAAATCACCAAAAGAGTTTAGGGAATTCAACTGGTGAAGCATGACCAAAGAATCAAttccttttttcttctaaatataGAATCAATCCTTCCAATAACCCAGTTGCCTCAATGGAAGAAGCTTCAGAAATTGGGGCAAATCAGGGTCGCCACAAACAAGCCtatgcgttttttttttttcctcggtCTGACCTTTTCATAGGCTTTATGAAGGCAAGGGGACGCGTTTGAccaacaacaaaattaattagtaCCAGATCACTAGAGGTACCGAAGCTTCTTCTCTTACTATATTTATAGTTTCTAGGTCGCGTACTCGCGTAGACAATAAGCCACATATTTTCGAGAAACCAAGTTGTAAAGTAAACCCTAAACAGCGCCTCCCGTCAAAGTCACGCGGCAAATGTTTAACGCGCAAGTCAAAAGCTTGACGTGGTCTTATTTGGACCCTCGACAATGGAAACGGCCAGAATTTGAATATAAGGCCAATTTCTTTTGACATATTCGACTTTTCAGTCCTCTAGACTCTAGTTTGGCATATTTTAATTTCCTCCCCATAATGTCTATGAAATTCCAATTTAGCCCCCATTTGTGGGCAGATAATAAAACTattcataattatttttaaacatGACTGATCACTAGCTATTGAGACTCCAGGAGAGGTGGGATATTGGGATCAATAACTCTGAGAAGCCAACCATTTATGCAAAGGAAAAAATGATTTTACATTtgaattagaaaaaataaaatgagtattttttttaatggaatgaattttatattatatgatTTAATATGTCCACTTGTCACTTCTTCGATTGAAAATTATCAAATACGCTGTCACTTGACCAAGTAATATCATACATATGAACAACTTGATGAAATCCTTAATAGTCTGAAAACATCAAATCATAGGGATTGATTCTCTTATGTTGTAtgcttttttcaaacactaaaaTAATGGGTAGGCAAAAAAAATTGACTACTTGAAAAGAGAGCATTATTAAACAATTGAATATAATTGTAAATGGGGAGACAACTACAATTATGAGAAAGTCAATGGACGAAAATCAAAAAAGGAACTTGCACCGAAAGGAAGCCAAAGAATAAAGGAGAGATGCTATAAAAGCAGCAGCCTTGACCCCTCTTTTGCCATTGAAATCCCAATAAACCTAATTCATATACTTGTCTGAGAGATCGAACGCAGCCTTATTCACTCTTCTTCCCTCTTGATTCGATTTCGATCTCTACAAGCAGAATAGGGATTTCGATATGGGCAAGTACATGGAGTTGTTGGATGCAGGAGTGAGAATAGCTGCCAGGTTTCATTCTCATTGCCCTCACACCGCTCGATTGTACTACCATCCGCCCTCTAACTCCGACGACCACCATCACCAACTTCTCCACCACAAGGCTCCTGCGACTGCTGAAGATCCGACCCGGATGCCCTCAAGTTTCGGACCTTGCAGTACAAAGGCTTCCAAGGGAGTTGACACTGCAGAGTTTGTTTTTTACTCTGTTGTGTAAACGAGATGCGAAACAGGAAATTTTGATACTACCCATGATCGATTCTTAATTGTTCCTGATTACAAAGATctaattttgtcatttttcattttttcccaaAATTATTCATGTAATGGAACATGGTAATATTGGATATTTACATTATTTGTTTAAATGACGAAACTTCtcaattcttttatttatttatttttttagataCTGTTAAGAAATATACTTTTTTATTGGAATCCAACCTTGAACAAATATGTCTAATCCAGTCGATAATCAACCAAATCACCTCTGGTTGGCAAAGGAAAGACGAGAATGGATCCAACTTGATTGAATAAAAGGgcagaaaaaacaaagaaaatagttGAAAAAAGCCAAGGCTCCTTAATTACTTGGACTCATAGATCGGATATGACTCGAGGTCTCCACAGGAGGGAATATTTGAATGCATAAGTTTGGACATCGAGGTGCAATGCTAGTCATGGCCTCAGTAAGGTTCCACAGGAGGGAATATTTGAATGCATAAGTTTGGACATTTTAAAGCATAGGAATTTACAAACTAATGCATAAATAGGATAGCTACACGGCAGTTAGCATCCAAATTTCCATttataatttcaaataaaaaaagctTACAAAAAAAGAGGttttatttgtaaaaaaaatctcaagttATACAAAATTGCATTCAATATAGCACCAGCTGAAGCATACGTAGCAAGCATTTCACAATTTCATAGTCACCTAACTATCTGCAAATAAAACCAAAGAGCggtggttcggttgacaatcggctggattagacatatgtgtgttaaatgttcgattccaatgaaaagcaaacttctcaatgatatttaaaaaaaaaattatctgcaAATATATAAAACAAAGGAGACAAAAGATCTAATAACTATATACCTTAGCAACCATTGATGAGAAGTAAAGAAAATGTAGTATACAATGTAACCAAACAATCAGGATTTTGAAGGATCCATTATTTACAACTTGCAATATTTAGCAAAATGATTGAGAATGACATTATAATTAATATGACTTGTGACAACAACATCATCAATATTGTCAAAGCAAAGTAAGGAGAACCCAACTATGTTGCTTCCAAACACAAGTTTACTCTGCATTTGATTCTTTAAAAACAATATTTCCATTAATCTAGCAAAGACCAAAAACTCTACAATGATTAGAGATCATATAAAGAGAGTTTTCATGATACAATAAGAGTGAAACATATTGGGTCAAAGTGTCTCCAATTTGAAGTCCCTCGGAATTTGGGCGCGTTGTGACCATAGTTTTTAGATCCATTCGAAGTTGAAGGTTGCCCCATATGGTATCTCTCAATTGTTGTACTGGGAGTTTATCTTAAACCAGAAATGGAAAAATTATTTTACAAacataacaaattttttttatttctaccCAAGGCATACCAAAATTACCTAAGGTTGGTAATAATTCttattcttaattaattattgttttatgttatatatccaattttttttatattttaattatagGAGTATACTTGCTTTTGTATCTCTATTGCTGCCTATGCGAGTGTGCTGCCTAAGGGCATCTCCAACAAGAGGTATAAAAATGGATATGCATAATTGTACTATGCATACTTGAATAGTGATATACAAACCCATATACATATTTTAATGGAATCTCACTCCAACAATCTTATTATTGGTTTCCATCTAATTTaccacttttttttattatttttaattaatgtatAAATATGTGTAGCCTTCATTCATCATTTTGTGTCAAATCATTGTGTATTTTACATAAAAATCTTATCACAAACTTCAAACTTCTCCATGGATCACCCAAATGTTAGTTCTGAGATTTTGAGGGAATTCCTTGCCTTTGAGTCCGACTCTGAAGATGAGTTGGAGCAGCTTTTTAATGCACGAGAGACAGATGATCAAGAAGCAAATGGGAGGAGACGAACTGGCCACCGTGGTTCCATTCCAGGCCATAGAATTGTTCAACGTAATCATGTTGACGGTCACTCCAGATTGTGGAATGACTATTTCAAGCCAGATCCTATTTACCACGAAGGTCTATTCAGGAGAAGATTTCGAATGAGTCGAAATCTTTTTCTCCATATTGCAAATGCTGTGGTAGCGAATGATGCATATTTTGTCCAGAGACGGAATGCAGCTGGAGTTTTAGGGCTCTCTGCTCTTCAAAAGATAACCGCAGCGGTTAGGATCCTTGCATACGGGAGTCCAGCAGACTCTTTGGACGAGTATATACAGATTGGTGAGAGTACTGCAATTGCAAGTTTAAGAAGATTTGTTAAAGGAGTCGTTACAGTATTCGGAGAAAGGTACCTGAGGGCACCTGACCAAATCGATGTTCAACGTTTATTAGCACAAAATGAAGAACGTGGTTTTCCTGGTATGCTTGGAAGTAATGATTGTATGCACTGGCAATGGAGGAATTGCCCAACTGCCTGGCAAGGGATGTATACTGGACATTGTCGTTCGCCCACCATTATTTTGGAAGCAGTGGCATCACGTGATCTGTGGATTTGACATGCTTTTTTTGGAATGTCAGGGTCTCTAAATGATATCAATGTGCTTCAAAGATCTCCTGTATTCGCCGCACTAGCTAATGGTAGTGCACCTGAAGCAATTTACATGATTAATGGACATCATTACAATATAGGATATTATCTCGCCGATGGAATATATCCCCGTTGGTCAACGTTCGTGAAAACAATTCCATGCCCACAATGCCCAAAAAGGAAACATTTTGCTAAAATGCAAGAAGCTGCGCGGAAGGACGTAGAACGAGCTTTTGGGGTCCTACAAGCTCGTTTTGCCATAACACGTGGATCTGCAAGATATTGGGACATTGATACACTTGATGATATTATGACAGCTTGCATTACATAATATGATCGTTGAGGAAAACGGAGGTTCCGACCACATAGACTTTGAGGGTCTCACAACTCCACCGACCATGTCACGTACTCAAACAACTGAGTTTACAAGTTTCATCCAAACACATCATCAAATTAGAGATGCTTCAACCCATTCACAATTGCAAGATGACCTTGTAGAGCACTTATGGGCTCGCTTAGGCTCATCCGATTGAGGCCACTATAATATATAGTTTGTGGGTAGATCTGAaaaagccctcacgagactaaaACTCGTCCACTAAGGTTTCcttaggggtttaaaggcttgttgcatgtgCTAAATGtaaccgcgattcctgcgtcagtgagttaggttaTGTAGTAAAAGCAGTGTTATTTTAGGATTATGGGTTTAGGAATGATAATATATGATACTTTGTTTCCCTAAGTTCAATCTGACTCCAAATAGAAAAGAACAACCTAAAAGGTTGAACTCTACCACTACATGATAAAAGCCTGTTGTTTAGTCAACAAAAGAATAACATCTCTGCATTGATACTATCTTGAATACAAGCCAAAATAGAAGTCCACAACATCTTAATCAAATATTGTTCATACCTGacaaaagcaaataaaagaTTGTCCAATAATACATATGCCTCAATCATGATCAGAACCTCAATTATACATAAAGCTCAATAATACATAGTCTAAAACATAAAGACATTAGTACAATTAAAAAGCTCAAACATAACCCTTTTTTTCCATTATCTCCATCCTAGCATTCTTCCAATACTCAGCCACCATGGGATCCATGCCTCTAAGGTCTTTAGACATAACTTCAATTTCCCAATTCCTCTCCATCTCcctttcttttagctctctatTTCGTTGTTGTTCAAGTAGAGCTCTGTCACGTTGTTCAAATTTTGCGCGTTCGACATCAATTTTCTCTTTCAAGATCTCATCCGAAATGGAGGACTTTGATCCACTTGCAGCAAGTTTTTTTGCGGCCTTTGTGCCTAATGGTCTATCTTGATTAATTGAACGTTCATCATCATCTCCGCCAATCGATGACTCGTGAGTGTCATGTAGGGAGACACTAGAAGTCTTATGCCTCTTGTTTGAGAGAGTTTCTTGCCATTTGACTTCTTCCTTCAATAAAATCCAACAATGTTCAAGCATAAGTGGTTTACGCTCTAATTCAACGTACATGGATTTTGCATTATCAAGCTGTATCAGAAATAGCAAAACCCCAAATTGTCAAATATCATCAAATGGCAAGAAACATCAATAAGAAACAACAATATGAACAAAAATTCCAGTACAAATTTAGTCACATATTTATAAGTAGGAAAAATTACCATTCCTTGTTCGATTTGTCCGCTAGGGTGTCTTCCTTCAATTTGGCTTAAATATCCAGAAAATTTTTGACACTTCTTGTTAATGTCATTCCACCTTTGTTTTAGCGATGCTTGGGTGCGGGGGCCTCCATGGGTGttgaaaaattcattaattcTTTGCCAATATCTGTTAGAATTTTGAGCATTCCcttgaattgaatctttgcTGGTATTTAGCCAAGCGGACACAAGGAGTTTATCATCGTCAATTGAGAAATTTTGACTTCTTCGACTAGTTCTTGTTGAAGGCACAACCTCGGATGGAATTTGTGAATCCAATTGATCAATATGATGATCATCGTCTAATTCATCACTCATGAGCAACGATGCATATGAATTGTATAGGGAATTCATATCTgatcaaattgaagaaacaaTTCAACAATATAGATAATAAGCCCATATAACCAATTCAGAGCTTTCAAAACATCACGCATGAATTCATCAAGTTGGTTTTACTCTGACAAGTTATTtgtaatctatatatatgtcGAAGTTAAACCAATCAATTCAAACCCAAAGATTGCTCAACTTCACCATCAAACCCAAGCTCTGTTCAAACAGCACAACAATTACCCATAAGAAAATATTAAACGAACTAATATTCATCTATAGAACCCAAACTACGTTTAGAATGAGCCTTAATTCTTAAAGCCACTAACCAATCCATCAACACAAGTTGttctacagaaaaataaagTCATCAACTGCATAGGCCATAATCAAAAGTAAACGCACACAAGTATGTTGACACAATAAAATTacccaaataaaaaattaattccaATCACATCCTCTATCACTTAAAGCCAATCCTTATCAAAGGAGGAAATAGAATAGAAAAATCtaccttcttttttccttcctgTTGATTCCCCCCGACAATAAAGCTGCACTTCCTTCTAACAAGTGGCTGAGAGTTAGCAAGCAACCTTTGGCCTCTTGGTTCGCTGTCCCCTTCCTTTCCGGTTCGGCCACCGTACGGCACCTGAACTCGAAGCTACGATCAGATCCAATCTCAACACAATTTCGGTAGATCGGAAGCTtataaacatgcaaatgcagAGATCTCAAACTATTCCTCTGCCAATTTGGAAATAGTGATGTGGGAGCAAGAGAAATGACAGTGTTGGTGAGCGAATAGCGATCATAAATGTGAACATTTATACCTGGTTTTTGGCACTATTCATAGCCGTTGCTCAACACCCGCGCTGGTTTGCGACCTTCGTCTCTCTCCTTGCCAGAGTCGCAAATATGGGAACCAGAAATGGGGTCGTAAATTTCTGAATTGGTTTGCGACCTCTGTTGGCTTGACGAAAATGACGAAATGGGTATGCAAATCGTCCGTTATCCATTTACGAACTGCTTTACGACTCTTGTTGGAGATGCCATAGATTATAAAAACTTCATATGTACTTCAAGTGTGATTGTTTTCGTCAAGTTGATGTCATTACTCTATTTACGAGGTGAGATAAactattattataattttttgatcTATGTTCTTTCAAATTAGCTAGACTtttttgtatacttagttttaAGATGGCGAGCTATCATTGATAAGCAAAAATTTGGAGAAGCTTTTTTGGAATATTAAAAATAGCATAAATCAATTAGAGTCCTATAAAATAGTTCgatttattttatgattttataaacAATTTGGACTTCGGATAAGTTATTTATACCTCTAGACACAAAGCAAATCATGCTAGAGGGGCGTGATAATATAGAGCAAGTTGGTACCATGGAGCGGGTAGACCACGCTATGGAGTGGTTACTAATCTCTCCACTTCTATGAGGTAATGAGTTCTAACGGGGGAGGCGCATGATTTATTTTAACAATTTGGACTTTTTCTATGTAATTGATTTTATAGTAGTTGATTTGTTGATGACTTTGATAAAAATTGACATTGTACCTTTTTGTTATAATGCAGCAATATGTGCATTATTCCGCTCCATTGAAGGGTTTAGTTGTCGGATATGTTATGAGAAGAGTGCAAATGCTTTTGGAGAGGATTGGGGAGAAAGAACCATAAGAAATCATGACTTGAAAGTGCTATATGATACAAATAAGACAATTTATAGGGAGAAGAAAGTCAACTATCATTATTTGAATCCTCGTGGTTGCGTGATGGGAAGTTGTTACAACATAGCAGATTAGCAGATGTGAGAAAGTTCAACATGGTACGATGCTTAGCACGCATAAGACACTTGTACGTACGTACATGATGTGaagttaaaagaaaaattattgtcTGCGCATAGGGTAATTACTAGtatgttttattttgtaaaacttCATTAGTACTTAttcttattaatttattttctttgcagttaaagaaaaattattgtCAGTGTATATGATAATTACTAGTATGTTTTATTTTGTAAGACTTCATTAATACTTAttcttattaatttattttctttacacttattcttattaatttattttctttacagTTAATGAAGTTGAATGTGAACAAGATTAACTCTATGGTGAATCTCTCCAATCACGTATTTTCAGGTCATATTGCTTATCTGGTGAAAGGATTTACGACAAATGGTTGGCCTCCACTCGTGAAATTATTTAGGACTCATCATAGATAAAATTTTATAGGGATGCCAAACCTAATTTATTGGGAATAGTGCTCAAATGGTtataaaaaattgtaatttttttttatcaaaattgtaTTTGTATGCATGAATGTTGAAAATTATTAAGACAAATAATGTGGGTTGGTGCGATGGAGCGGGCAAACCACGCTCGAAGTGGTTACTACTATCTCCCATCCCATTTTTATGAGGTAATGGGTTCGAATGGGGGGAACCGCATGATTTATTCCAACAATTTGAACTTTTTGTAAGTAATTAATTTGATAATAGTTGATTTGTTAAAGGTTTTGATGAGAATTGacattgcattttttttattataatgcaATAATGTTGAACCAGTTTcaaaaaatatgatatatattttGGAAAAATACACATCGATAAAACTTTATCTGTGCACTATTCAACTCCATTGAAGGTTTTATGAGGAGAGTTGCAAATGCGGAGAGAATTGAAGTGAAAGAATGAGAAGTTATCATGACTTGAAAGTGCTATATGATACAAATGAGGCAATTAATAAGGGGAATAAAGTCAACTTTCACCATTTAAATTCTTGTGATTGTATGATGGGAAGTGGTTGCGGCATGAAAGATATGAGATGACATGCTACAATGCTTGGCATGCATGAGAGACTTGTACGTACATACtgtgaaattaaaagaaaactcCTTGTTGGTGCATCGATTAATTACTAGTATGTttcattttgtacaatttcattagtatttatttttattaatttattttctttgcagTTGACCAAGTTGAATGTGAACAAGATTGACTCCATGATAGATGTTTTTAACCGTGT of Tripterygium wilfordii isolate XIE 37 chromosome 13, ASM1340144v1, whole genome shotgun sequence contains these proteins:
- the LOC120012274 gene encoding uncharacterized protein LOC120012274 isoform X2, translated to MNSAKNQVPYGGRTGKEGDSEPRGQRLLANSQPLVRRKCSFIVGGNQQEGKKKRALKLQLHSVSGQNMHHSLPQHLQYGEKDFDSFEIFS
- the LOC120012274 gene encoding glutathione S-transferase T3-like isoform X1; the encoded protein is MNSLYNSYASLLMSDELDDDHHIDQLDSQIPSEVVPSTRTSRRSQNFSIDDDKLLVSAWLNTSKDSIQGNAQNSNRYWQRINEFFNTHGGPRTQASLKQRWNDINKKCQKFSGYLSQIEGRHPSGQIEQGMLDNAKSMYVELERKPLMLEHCWILLKEEVKWQETLSNKRHKTSSVSLHDTHESSIGGDDDERSINQDRPLGTKAAKKLAASGSKSSISDEILKEKIDVERAKFEQRDRALLEQQRNRELKEREMERNWEIEVMSKDLRGMDPMVAEYWKNARMEIMEKKGYV